In Dyadobacter sp. NIV53, a single window of DNA contains:
- a CDS encoding ABC transporter permease, whose product MSAPEHIQPPQWPLRLMRGILRTEYLEEIEGDMEEIFQDNLHQYSVRKAKRIYTWEMLKLLRPVLLRNFKSSYTFTPYAMYKNYFLIAWRNLIKKKAYSAINILGLGVGIACCFLIFTFVQSELSYDTYHSKRDRIYRIIHGTRVSEDPRNLSKEGPSWVWGNAPVGPALKNDFPEIEKVVQFSGRSDILLTNDDKKYQENGVFFIDSTVFDVFSWDLLQGDPKTALVNPYSIVLTQSTARKYFGNENALGKMLKGSDSPGRANAGQYIVTGIMKDLPGNSHFKFNALLSLSTFKKSLPEIFETWDYVDFYTYFLVNEKFNEAAFKQKLPEFVKRQRKDPKTKYVIELESLNDVYLKSEADRQPGETGSLSNMYIFSIIGLFILVIAMINFMNLSTARSMERSKEVGIRKSIGAARSSLISQFLGESFVIVSLSMITAVILVVVSLPFMTGLTGKEFEPGILIHWKSIPIIIGAMVLIAFVAGSYPALVLSGFSPVHVLKGMTKSTSGVNLRRGLVVFQFSLSILLIAVTIIVYTQMNHLLDKDLGFDKESMLVIDYNYDEAVNARSQLLKTRLEENPSIVSVAFSRSVPGSFFPHAGTEIETKNGETKMMGQPIFEVGIDFIPHFGLELVAGRSYSRDFPADSSSALVINEAAAKQYGYKNAEEIVGKKFSQWGRKGVVIGVVKDFNFTSLHQKIEPLTLPFQAYSSRYLSIKVKSEDLTKTIQQVGAIWSEIEPHRPFLYSFLDEDFNRQYQDDFTFRKLFTTFSCLAIAIACLGLLGLATYMAEQRTKEIGIRKVLGADSRTIVLLLSSDFIKLVVVAILIATPVAWYVMNRWLEGFAYRVEISFWIFVLAGLIAFFIVALTISYQAIKSALMNPVTSLRSE is encoded by the coding sequence ATGAGTGCGCCTGAGCATATTCAACCGCCTCAATGGCCATTGCGTTTGATGCGGGGCATTTTACGGACGGAATACCTGGAAGAAATTGAAGGCGATATGGAGGAGATTTTTCAGGATAATCTTCATCAGTATTCTGTAAGGAAGGCAAAGCGGATTTATACATGGGAAATGTTAAAGTTGCTTCGCCCGGTGCTATTGAGAAATTTTAAATCATCCTACACTTTTACACCTTATGCCATGTATAAAAATTATTTTCTGATTGCCTGGAGAAACCTGATTAAAAAGAAAGCGTATTCGGCCATTAATATTCTCGGATTGGGGGTAGGAATTGCCTGCTGCTTTCTGATTTTTACGTTTGTGCAAAGTGAACTTTCCTACGATACATATCATAGCAAGCGCGACCGGATCTACCGCATCATACATGGAACCAGAGTTTCCGAAGATCCCCGAAATCTGTCGAAAGAAGGCCCTTCCTGGGTCTGGGGTAACGCCCCTGTCGGACCGGCACTTAAAAATGACTTTCCTGAAATAGAAAAAGTAGTTCAGTTTTCAGGCAGGTCTGACATTCTGCTGACTAACGATGATAAAAAGTATCAGGAGAACGGCGTATTCTTCATAGATTCCACCGTGTTTGATGTATTCAGCTGGGATTTGTTGCAGGGTGATCCTAAAACTGCATTGGTCAATCCGTATAGCATCGTACTGACACAGAGCACGGCCCGGAAATATTTCGGCAATGAAAATGCATTGGGTAAAATGCTGAAAGGAAGCGATTCACCAGGCAGAGCGAATGCCGGTCAATACATCGTGACCGGTATCATGAAGGATCTTCCCGGCAATTCTCACTTTAAGTTTAATGCCCTCCTTTCGCTGAGTACGTTTAAAAAATCGTTACCGGAAATCTTTGAGACGTGGGACTATGTTGATTTCTACACCTACTTTCTGGTAAACGAAAAATTCAATGAAGCTGCTTTTAAACAAAAGCTTCCTGAATTTGTAAAGCGGCAGCGCAAGGACCCGAAAACAAAATATGTCATAGAGCTGGAATCGCTGAACGATGTTTACTTAAAATCCGAAGCGGACCGCCAGCCGGGAGAAACCGGAAGTCTGTCAAACATGTATATTTTCTCTATCATCGGGTTGTTCATCCTGGTCATTGCCATGATCAACTTTATGAACTTGTCCACGGCCCGTTCCATGGAACGAAGTAAAGAGGTCGGCATCCGCAAATCAATTGGTGCTGCCAGAAGCAGCTTGATCTCTCAGTTTTTAGGCGAATCCTTTGTGATCGTTTCTCTGTCGATGATAACTGCTGTAATTCTGGTGGTGGTCTCGTTACCTTTTATGACAGGACTGACCGGAAAAGAATTTGAACCAGGCATTTTAATCCATTGGAAAAGTATTCCCATCATTATCGGAGCCATGGTGTTGATCGCTTTTGTGGCGGGTTCTTATCCGGCACTGGTTCTCTCGGGATTTAGTCCGGTTCATGTGTTGAAAGGTATGACCAAGTCAACATCAGGTGTAAATCTGCGAAGAGGATTGGTGGTTTTTCAATTCAGTCTTTCCATACTGCTCATCGCGGTGACGATTATCGTCTATACACAAATGAATCATTTACTGGATAAAGATTTAGGCTTTGATAAAGAAAGTATGCTGGTAATCGACTACAACTACGATGAGGCCGTGAATGCCAGGTCGCAGCTTTTAAAGACAAGGCTGGAAGAAAACCCATCTATTGTTTCAGTCGCTTTTTCCCGAAGCGTTCCCGGAAGCTTTTTCCCGCATGCCGGCACGGAAATAGAAACAAAGAATGGCGAAACGAAAATGATGGGGCAACCCATCTTCGAGGTCGGAATAGACTTTATACCCCATTTTGGCTTAGAGCTCGTTGCAGGCAGATCATACTCCAGAGATTTCCCTGCGGACTCCAGCAGTGCTTTGGTCATTAATGAAGCAGCAGCAAAACAATACGGATATAAAAATGCCGAAGAAATCGTGGGTAAAAAATTCAGTCAGTGGGGAAGAAAAGGTGTGGTGATCGGGGTCGTGAAAGATTTTAATTTCACTTCTTTGCATCAAAAAATCGAACCGCTCACCCTGCCTTTCCAGGCCTATTCAAGCCGGTATCTATCCATTAAAGTTAAGTCAGAAGACCTGACAAAAACGATTCAGCAGGTTGGTGCCATCTGGAGTGAAATAGAACCACACAGGCCTTTCCTTTACAGTTTTCTGGATGAAGATTTTAATCGCCAGTATCAGGATGATTTTACTTTCAGAAAGTTGTTTACCACATTTTCCTGCCTGGCCATAGCCATTGCATGTCTGGGACTGCTCGGACTGGCGACGTACATGGCAGAGCAGCGCACAAAAGAAATCGGTATCCGAAAAGTGTTGGGAGCAGATTCCCGCACGATCGTTCTGTTGCTTTCCAGCGACTTTATTAAACTGGTTGTCGTGGCTATTCTGATTGCGACTCCGGTGGCGTGGTACGTAATGAACCGATGGCTTGAAGGTTTTGCTTACAGGGTGGAGATCAGTTTCTGGATTTTTGTTTTAGCGGGGCTGATCGCCTTTTTTATTGTTGCGCTTACCATCAGTTATCAAGCCATAAAATCAGCGTTGATGAATCCGGTAACGTCACTGAGAAGCGAATGA
- a CDS encoding PadR family transcriptional regulator: MKKTKLGEFEELVLLTVAALQHDAYGAEIKRELETRLKEKLSVGSIQSALKRMEEKGFLTSAFGEATLKRGGKRKRIYYTTSYALKVLEEIRAIRADLWSSIPLTASELKMI, translated from the coding sequence ATGAAGAAGACGAAACTGGGTGAGTTCGAAGAGCTCGTATTGCTTACAGTAGCAGCCTTACAGCACGATGCGTACGGAGCGGAGATAAAAAGGGAGCTGGAAACACGGTTGAAAGAAAAACTAAGTGTAGGGTCTATTCAGTCGGCATTGAAACGGATGGAAGAAAAAGGCTTTCTCACCTCAGCCTTCGGCGAAGCCACTTTGAAAAGAGGAGGTAAACGCAAACGCATTTACTATACTACTTCCTATGCGCTTAAAGTGCTGGAAGAAATTAGAGCAATACGCGCCGATCTGTGGAGTTCAATTCCTTTGACAGCCTCTGAATTGAAAATGATATGA